A region of the Mangifera indica cultivar Alphonso chromosome 10, CATAS_Mindica_2.1, whole genome shotgun sequence genome:
TGATAAGAAGGTAAGTGGACATGTATGTAGTTAATTGATCTATATAAACATTGTCTTGAAGTTGGTGCTCCAGATCCCATCTTCTTGGCAATATATGTCTATGTTAAGTTATGTTTATACAAGTACCAGTGGCACACTTCATTTGTAAGCGCATATTTTTGAACATATGTCAAGATAAATGTCTTTAGAATTGTAGAACCGTGACATGGAGATTAATGTGTATCTTGATCGTGAAAACCCTATGTGCACATTGGTGACCATTTTAGAAATATCCGTACCTTACTATAATTTTGACTTAggacacaaataatatgttatgacTATCATCGTGTTGAATGACCCTGCTGAACTGTAGTGAGAAATTTTACATGTTAAGGTTGTTTGTGACAACCCGGTGTAATACATGGATGCATGTTGACGACATGTTAATTGCATGTTCACTAAATTGACCTGTTAGAGGATTCCATGTATATATTAACCCTAGTGTCTATGGTAACCCAATAGATTCCATGTAAATGGTAACTCCAGTGTCTAGAGCATCAACTCCAACACATTGATAGATTATTTCTTCTACATTTAATTCTATAATCTATTGTTGTTTGTTAAAGATGCAAGAGGTCAGTTCCTAGTTGTTCGATATAATACGACTCTTAAAACTTTGTTTCTCTTTGTTCTTTACTTGTGGCGCTTATTCATCACCTGGGGTGGGGAAATGGAATTTGTTCAGCTATGTGTTAAGAGACATAATGTTCACATCCATTCTATTATTTTGTTGGTTGTGTTGAAGCTTAACTTAATATTACTTGTATTGTGGATATGCTATGAGGGTTTATAGGTTGTTAGGAAATTAATTGTGGATGCAGGCCACACTATAATTTTTCTGTATgtgtttctctttctttccctcTGGATACATGTGTGAGTACAAGTTctatgttttataaattaagaaaGGATTGAGGCAGTATGGCAATATTTGCCAACTTCATGGTAGGACATTTGGAGATGATATAGTGTTTTTCTGGGGGTCAACTTGTGGGATTTTAATGCCAATTATAGTTATGTCTGATGCTGCACAAGTATTTACAAATGCCAGTTCAAATATaaaagtcaaccaaaacctctAATCTTTATAAATGAAACTGTAACCAACACAATTAAGCATCCCTTGTATAACTGAAATGAGTAATTCTAAATTAGTACCGAAAAAAATTAACTCctatataaatttgagttttattggCATCAACCTAAATAAGGCCCCTATCTCTGTCTTTGAGACTTTGTTCTTTAGGATAGATGATTTGGGCCTTGAGAGAAGTGGTATAGATGTGTTAAAAGAAGGGGATGAAAGAAAGCATTTATTGGTTGTGATTTGTATTTGCAAAACCCTTGCAGGCATTTTGAGTATTTGTAATACATTCCACCATCTTCTCTGCTCTAAAGAAAAGCTGCATTTGACAGATTCAGACCCTTGCTTGAAAATTTTCCCGTTTATCCATAATTGCACTTCTAGCCAATCTGTGACGctgaattttagaaaaaatgaaaggGAATATGTATctttacctttatttttaatatttaacattatttagCTATCCAATATTGTTTTAGCactatattgaaatataaagtcAATTTTAATGTAATGCATGCAGAGTTATACATTCAAGATTTTATGTAAGAAGGGTAATTgcttattttgaaattatgatttttagttttgtttatcTTCTATTATCTGGTTTGTAGCTGCATAGAATGAATCTGAGACTCAAGTTTTTACAGATTTTTATCACTGAACAACTTTTGTTACTGCATTCTCTAGAAATGTGTGCTCATTTGCACTGAAATGTTGATGGATATTGACTATTTGAGTGATAACATTCTGTTATATTCATGCAGAATGTGAAAGCATATTTGAGACGTGGAACTGCTAAAGAGAGACTTCTCCGATATAAAGAGGCTCTTCAAGGTGAGAAAGGTTCTATTTGTTCTTCATAGTAATATTTGTTGTGCTAGCAATACTTCTATTATATGGCAAAAATTTATACTCATCAGATATGTTGTGTTTgcctttttttatatatttgaccaaaatttcTATGAAATGATAGTTGAATGGGGGACCTGTGGTTACCGCCATAAGGTTTGGGTTTTGAATCCCCTTTTCGGCATGTTTATGGCCAAAGGtcattatttcttatttcttaaaGATTTTGGATTTGTTGGGGCTCTATTTTGAACTTGGGTTGGGTTAGCAAAATGAGCATGGGGAattttagaattataaaaaaaagggaaccaaattttacctttttctaCCTGTCTTTAGCTTTAACATAGTTAGTGTTGAATTTGAGCCAGGTTGGTTCGTGATCGATTGGCAATTTGGCTTGTTCAAACTTGAAACAAATGGCCATGGATCGAACTTGAGCTTGAGCCATGGGTATATGACACTattgagtttgaacttgagtCATAAGGGTGCTAGGCTAGATAGGctcacatatatataaacatcatTTTGGTCAATTCAAAATAACAGTGTTTTTCATCAACACTACATTATGTAAGCATCACAAAATAATTTCGTTTTGCTATagttaaaatgatgttgttttattcTAAGTTTATCTAGCTTGGCTGACATAGACTTTAGCTTGTATCACAATTTCGAGTCCAAGCAAGTTGAGTAGCTCGAGCATCATCCGTCATATTGAGCTTGAACTCATATCCTTCAAAACTAGTTGAGCTTGAgtctaaatttgagtttaactcccCTTATATCATGCTAAGTTTGAGCAAACCCAAATTCGTAAacaaagtttatatatttttaatttctatcaTGTCTGCCTACCCCATTATGTCCCTATATGTCAAGACATTTGGCATAAGCAAagagttattaaaaaattaatccaaacATTGTACGAATGGATGTAGTAGACGAGGAAGTGTGATGTGTGTATCTAATAAAGATTACAGGGCCACTTaggtttattaaaattagaatattaagCTCCTCACACCTTGatgcatatatatattagggTTGAATGCGAACTGGGCTAAACCCAAACAAAGTCCAGTTCAAGATTGATGAGCTGAGACTCAAACTTGGCTTGTTCAAGCAACTCGGATCGAATCTAGCTCTAATACACTTACATGGTAATTGAATATGAGCTCTTTGTTCAGTACTTAAGTGTCTCTCATCATCAACTAATTCTGTGAAAAATTTTCTTGATATTTGCAGATTTCAAGCATGCTCTTGTTCTTGAACCACAGAATAAGGTGGCTAGCCTTGCTGAGAAAAGATTAAGAAAGCTGGTAACTTGATGCTTTGCATCTCTTGCCTCTCTCTCATAATAAACAATTTTGGAGTTGGATGAGGATTGAATGGATCATTCAATAAGTAGTTTTTCATTCAAACCTGCTTGGGTCAAAGTAATCAAAGCATAAAAAAGGTTGGAAGGGCTGGGTGTTGTCtgtttgtacaatttattttaatttaatgcaaaataaatattgtaCATGGACCTTTAATTTTTGTGTTGTGTGAAGTGAAAGTTTGTAACATTAGTTTGGTAGAAGCTACTTTTATAGAGGATGCACtgttttttgtataaatattttgaagTCATTTGAGATGAGGTGATGTGGAACTTGATATATGGTTTTAGGATGCAATATGTTGGTATTCATgtgatatctttttttatatgtacTTAATAAGCCTTTAACCCCCAGTTAAGGGCGGGTCTATGGATAATCGATCAGTTTGATTAGTGAAAAGtattattaaaacaatctgtgttatgaatataatataatataatagtgtTTGTGCCCAATAATACTTTGATTATTCTCTTTTCTAttctataataaatattttgacttttatttattattattaattgtaataataatcaataagcgatatttgggtatttttatttggtaaaatatgACCCTTATACTATGTATATGCATAacaataagtataaattttgatataaacattgatattttacgaaataaaagataaaattaatttattttatttttattttaatattataatcattGTTATTCTATGAATGAAGTATTGTATTGTTGCTTAAAAAGGCTGAATGACTATCCGTTTGCCATCGTTTCCACTATCATTAAcatgttttaattcaaaattattttatttaaacacatGTAAATGTTTGTAAGGTGGACACTTGGTACCTGATTGACTGACTGCCTTTCacgtttttctaaatttttcctTGGctaagattatttatttatattgactCTTAGCGGTTTCAACAAAAATGCTCAACAATCCAAAATCTCTTATTATTTCAGACCTTGTGTTGTGTCGCTTTCCGTTTTACAGATTCTGGAAGAATTTCCATTCCCATTAATCATGTCAAAATGCTTCAGCTTTACCGCCTCCCTCGACAAGTTCTACCGTTACATATTTTCCAACGCCAGCCTTCGTTCTGTTTCCGTAGACCTCGGAGATGGCACCATCATGCACACTTGGATTCCCAAAAAATTCAACCAAGTCAAACCCAATCTTCTTCTCGTCCACGGCTTCGGAGCCAATGCAATGTGGCAATACGGCGAACATCTCCGCCACTTCACCGCCCGGTTCAACGTTTTCGTCCCGGATCTCTTGTTCTTCGGTGGGTCATACACGGCTAGACCTGAGCGGACGGAAGCGTTTCAGGCTCGCTGTCTGATGAGACTGATGGACACACAGGGTGTACGGAGAATGAGCCTAGTAGGGGTCAGTTATGGTGGGTTTGTGGGGTACAGTATGGCCGTACAGTTTCCGGAGGCCCTGGAGAGATTAGTGCTGTGTTGTGCTGGTGTTTGTTTGGAGGAGAAAGATTTGGAGAATGGGCTGTTTAGGGTTTCGGATTTGGATGAGGCTGCCAGCATTTTGTATCCGCAGACGCCGGAGAGATTGAGGGAATTGATGAAATTGTCTTTTGTGAAGCCTGCCAGAGGAGTGCCCTCTTGTTTCCTCTCTGATTTTATCGATGTAAGTTCCCTTGATGACATAA
Encoded here:
- the LOC123227078 gene encoding monoacylglycerol lipase ABHD6-like; this encodes MSKCFSFTASLDKFYRYIFSNASLRSVSVDLGDGTIMHTWIPKKFNQVKPNLLLVHGFGANAMWQYGEHLRHFTARFNVFVPDLLFFGGSYTARPERTEAFQARCLMRLMDTQGVRRMSLVGVSYGGFVGYSMAVQFPEALERLVLCCAGVCLEEKDLENGLFRVSDLDEAASILYPQTPERLRELMKLSFVKPARGVPSCFLSDFIDVMCTDYVEEKRELIQAIIKERKLSSLPPIQKPTLIVWGEQDQIFPLELGHRLQRHIGESARLVTIENAGHAVNLEKPKEFIRHLESFLIDSFPSPSPKTSLVNSGE